Proteins from one Portunus trituberculatus isolate SZX2019 chromosome 38, ASM1759143v1, whole genome shotgun sequence genomic window:
- the LOC123514824 gene encoding leucine-rich repeat neuronal protein 1-like isoform X3: protein MTVMNGLGVMAWVLVLVAVAAAAGQVMESPICSKCDCITTIPLDVDCTNTMMSQIPDMSKDVFTLPVRLDLSQNVIHQVGKFANVTQLVTLVLKKNQIVSIADEAFMDLPHLKQLVLQGNNLTGKALKENVFKGYYNDTHPFPLGLEELDLSYNYLETLDSHAFKHLPYLKRLFLSNNPVRDISIGMATAINELTSLEELDLSQTDIERLPNHFLSNLRRLKVLTLAGNKFSSVPSSELKFARTLQELNLNANPITRIDAGDFPEGLYSLRILQLSALPRLRSVGQQAFSSISSLQVLHLSDNPNFAVIDEAAFLVLPGKDLALQEIHLQDNRLSTLSEKMLPWLDLLFVDLQNNPWECDCNAKWIAEKLIPDLEDKNPQTTLSILCARPIADRGMKMVDLLEHSHSFQCHAPEPFVRQEGRYGPLIVGTIVVGTVLLITGTLVFVFVLYRRSREHQLFGERVKYRRAQDEEEEGVSHTVNS, encoded by the exons GCGTGGGTGCTTGTGCTGGTGGCGGTAGCGGCGGCAGCGGGACAGGTCATGGAGTCCCCAATTTGCAGCAAGTGTGACTGTATCACGACTATACCCCTGGACGTGGACTGCACCAACACCATGAtgagccag ATCCCGGACATGAGTAAAGATGTCTTCACGCTGCCGGTGCGCCTCGACCTCTCCCAGAACGTGATCCACCAAGTCGGCAAGTTCGCAAATGTGACGCAGCTGGTGACCCTCGTATTGAA GAAGAACCAAATTGTCAGTATAGCCGACGAAGCTTTCATGGATCTGCCCCACCTGAAGCAACTTGTTCTGCAGGGCAACAACCTCACGGGGAAGGCACTGAAGGAAAATGTGTTTAAAG GATACTACAACGACACACACCCATTCCCACTGGGGCTGGAAGAGCTGGACCTGAGCTACAACTACCTGGAGACTCTGGACAGCCACGCCTTCAAACACCTGCCTTACCTCAAGCGGCTCTTCCTATCTAACAACCCCGTGCGGGACATCTCCATTGGCATGGCCACAGCGATCAACGAGCTCACGTCCCTGGAAGAGCTGGACCTCTCCCAGACTGACATCGAGCGCCTGCCTAACCACTTCCTCTCTAACCTCAG GAGACTGAAAGTGTTGACGTTGGCAGGGAACAAATTTTCATCAGTACCCTCCAGCGAGCTCAAATTTGCCCGAACCCTCCAAGAGCTCAACCTGAACGCCAACCCCATCACC AGGATCGACGCCGGGGACTTCCCAGAGGGCCTGTACTCGCTGCGCATTCTGCAGTTGTCGGCGCTGCCAAGGCTACGAAGTGTCGGTCAGCAGGCCTTCTCCAGTATCTCGAGTCTCCAAGTGCTGCACCTCTCAGACAACCCTAACTTCGCCGTCATTGATGAAGCGGCCTTCCTGGTACTGCCCGGCAAGGATCTGGCGCTGCAGGAG ATCCACCTTCAGGACAACCGCCTCAGCACCCTGTCGGAGAAAATGCTGCCGTGGCTGGATCTGCTGTTCGTGGACCTACAGAACAACCCGTGGGAATGTGATTGTAATGCCAAGTGGATTGCAGAGAAGCTCATTCCCGACCTGGAAGACAAAAACCCGCAGACCACTCTTTCCatctt GTGCGCCAGACCCATTGCTGATCGTGGCATGAAGATGGTGGATCTCCTGGAACATTCACACTCCTTCCAGTGCCACGCGCCGGAGCCCTTTGTGAGGCAAGAGGGCAGGTACGGACCCCTCATCGTCGGCACCATCGTCGTAGGCACCGTCCTCCTCATCACTGGCACCCTAGTCTTCGTCTTCGTGCTCTACAGGCGGTCTCGA GAACACCAGCTCTTCGGTGAGCGAGTCAAGTACAGGCGAGcacaagacgaggaggaagagggcgtATCACACACTGTTAACTCCTAg
- the LOC123514824 gene encoding leucine-rich repeat neuronal protein 1-like isoform X2 — protein MQVMELVMILVVVKVLVVAVAWVLVLVAVAAAAGQVMESPICSKCDCITTIPLDVDCTNTMMSQIPDMSKDVFTLPVRLDLSQNVIHQVGKFANVTQLVTLVLKKNQIVSIADEAFMDLPHLKQLVLQGNNLTGKALKENVFKGYYNDTHPFPLGLEELDLSYNYLETLDSHAFKHLPYLKRLFLSNNPVRDISIGMATAINELTSLEELDLSQTDIERLPNHFLSNLRRLKVLTLAGNKFSSVPSSELKFARTLQELNLNANPITRIDAGDFPEGLYSLRILQLSALPRLRSVGQQAFSSISSLQVLHLSDNPNFAVIDEAAFLVLPGKDLALQEIHLQDNRLSTLSEKMLPWLDLLFVDLQNNPWECDCNAKWIAEKLIPDLEDKNPQTTLSILCARPIADRGMKMVDLLEHSHSFQCHAPEPFVRQEGRYGPLIVGTIVVGTVLLITGTLVFVFVLYRRSREHQLFGERVKYRRAQDEEEEGVSHTVNS, from the exons GCGTGGGTGCTTGTGCTGGTGGCGGTAGCGGCGGCAGCGGGACAGGTCATGGAGTCCCCAATTTGCAGCAAGTGTGACTGTATCACGACTATACCCCTGGACGTGGACTGCACCAACACCATGAtgagccag ATCCCGGACATGAGTAAAGATGTCTTCACGCTGCCGGTGCGCCTCGACCTCTCCCAGAACGTGATCCACCAAGTCGGCAAGTTCGCAAATGTGACGCAGCTGGTGACCCTCGTATTGAA GAAGAACCAAATTGTCAGTATAGCCGACGAAGCTTTCATGGATCTGCCCCACCTGAAGCAACTTGTTCTGCAGGGCAACAACCTCACGGGGAAGGCACTGAAGGAAAATGTGTTTAAAG GATACTACAACGACACACACCCATTCCCACTGGGGCTGGAAGAGCTGGACCTGAGCTACAACTACCTGGAGACTCTGGACAGCCACGCCTTCAAACACCTGCCTTACCTCAAGCGGCTCTTCCTATCTAACAACCCCGTGCGGGACATCTCCATTGGCATGGCCACAGCGATCAACGAGCTCACGTCCCTGGAAGAGCTGGACCTCTCCCAGACTGACATCGAGCGCCTGCCTAACCACTTCCTCTCTAACCTCAG GAGACTGAAAGTGTTGACGTTGGCAGGGAACAAATTTTCATCAGTACCCTCCAGCGAGCTCAAATTTGCCCGAACCCTCCAAGAGCTCAACCTGAACGCCAACCCCATCACC AGGATCGACGCCGGGGACTTCCCAGAGGGCCTGTACTCGCTGCGCATTCTGCAGTTGTCGGCGCTGCCAAGGCTACGAAGTGTCGGTCAGCAGGCCTTCTCCAGTATCTCGAGTCTCCAAGTGCTGCACCTCTCAGACAACCCTAACTTCGCCGTCATTGATGAAGCGGCCTTCCTGGTACTGCCCGGCAAGGATCTGGCGCTGCAGGAG ATCCACCTTCAGGACAACCGCCTCAGCACCCTGTCGGAGAAAATGCTGCCGTGGCTGGATCTGCTGTTCGTGGACCTACAGAACAACCCGTGGGAATGTGATTGTAATGCCAAGTGGATTGCAGAGAAGCTCATTCCCGACCTGGAAGACAAAAACCCGCAGACCACTCTTTCCatctt GTGCGCCAGACCCATTGCTGATCGTGGCATGAAGATGGTGGATCTCCTGGAACATTCACACTCCTTCCAGTGCCACGCGCCGGAGCCCTTTGTGAGGCAAGAGGGCAGGTACGGACCCCTCATCGTCGGCACCATCGTCGTAGGCACCGTCCTCCTCATCACTGGCACCCTAGTCTTCGTCTTCGTGCTCTACAGGCGGTCTCGA GAACACCAGCTCTTCGGTGAGCGAGTCAAGTACAGGCGAGcacaagacgaggaggaagagggcgtATCACACACTGTTAACTCCTAg
- the LOC123514824 gene encoding leucine-rich repeat neuronal protein 1-like isoform X1, with protein sequence MTVMNGLGVMHTDTVLVDVVSDGHRMCCLATSVMKGRRTWRGAARVMAVAWVLVLVAVAAAAGQVMESPICSKCDCITTIPLDVDCTNTMMSQIPDMSKDVFTLPVRLDLSQNVIHQVGKFANVTQLVTLVLKKNQIVSIADEAFMDLPHLKQLVLQGNNLTGKALKENVFKGYYNDTHPFPLGLEELDLSYNYLETLDSHAFKHLPYLKRLFLSNNPVRDISIGMATAINELTSLEELDLSQTDIERLPNHFLSNLRRLKVLTLAGNKFSSVPSSELKFARTLQELNLNANPITRIDAGDFPEGLYSLRILQLSALPRLRSVGQQAFSSISSLQVLHLSDNPNFAVIDEAAFLVLPGKDLALQEIHLQDNRLSTLSEKMLPWLDLLFVDLQNNPWECDCNAKWIAEKLIPDLEDKNPQTTLSILCARPIADRGMKMVDLLEHSHSFQCHAPEPFVRQEGRYGPLIVGTIVVGTVLLITGTLVFVFVLYRRSREHQLFGERVKYRRAQDEEEEGVSHTVNS encoded by the exons GCGTGGGTGCTTGTGCTGGTGGCGGTAGCGGCGGCAGCGGGACAGGTCATGGAGTCCCCAATTTGCAGCAAGTGTGACTGTATCACGACTATACCCCTGGACGTGGACTGCACCAACACCATGAtgagccag ATCCCGGACATGAGTAAAGATGTCTTCACGCTGCCGGTGCGCCTCGACCTCTCCCAGAACGTGATCCACCAAGTCGGCAAGTTCGCAAATGTGACGCAGCTGGTGACCCTCGTATTGAA GAAGAACCAAATTGTCAGTATAGCCGACGAAGCTTTCATGGATCTGCCCCACCTGAAGCAACTTGTTCTGCAGGGCAACAACCTCACGGGGAAGGCACTGAAGGAAAATGTGTTTAAAG GATACTACAACGACACACACCCATTCCCACTGGGGCTGGAAGAGCTGGACCTGAGCTACAACTACCTGGAGACTCTGGACAGCCACGCCTTCAAACACCTGCCTTACCTCAAGCGGCTCTTCCTATCTAACAACCCCGTGCGGGACATCTCCATTGGCATGGCCACAGCGATCAACGAGCTCACGTCCCTGGAAGAGCTGGACCTCTCCCAGACTGACATCGAGCGCCTGCCTAACCACTTCCTCTCTAACCTCAG GAGACTGAAAGTGTTGACGTTGGCAGGGAACAAATTTTCATCAGTACCCTCCAGCGAGCTCAAATTTGCCCGAACCCTCCAAGAGCTCAACCTGAACGCCAACCCCATCACC AGGATCGACGCCGGGGACTTCCCAGAGGGCCTGTACTCGCTGCGCATTCTGCAGTTGTCGGCGCTGCCAAGGCTACGAAGTGTCGGTCAGCAGGCCTTCTCCAGTATCTCGAGTCTCCAAGTGCTGCACCTCTCAGACAACCCTAACTTCGCCGTCATTGATGAAGCGGCCTTCCTGGTACTGCCCGGCAAGGATCTGGCGCTGCAGGAG ATCCACCTTCAGGACAACCGCCTCAGCACCCTGTCGGAGAAAATGCTGCCGTGGCTGGATCTGCTGTTCGTGGACCTACAGAACAACCCGTGGGAATGTGATTGTAATGCCAAGTGGATTGCAGAGAAGCTCATTCCCGACCTGGAAGACAAAAACCCGCAGACCACTCTTTCCatctt GTGCGCCAGACCCATTGCTGATCGTGGCATGAAGATGGTGGATCTCCTGGAACATTCACACTCCTTCCAGTGCCACGCGCCGGAGCCCTTTGTGAGGCAAGAGGGCAGGTACGGACCCCTCATCGTCGGCACCATCGTCGTAGGCACCGTCCTCCTCATCACTGGCACCCTAGTCTTCGTCTTCGTGCTCTACAGGCGGTCTCGA GAACACCAGCTCTTCGGTGAGCGAGTCAAGTACAGGCGAGcacaagacgaggaggaagagggcgtATCACACACTGTTAACTCCTAg
- the LOC123514824 gene encoding leucine-rich repeat neuronal protein 1-like isoform X4 — MSKRVRKEEAWVLVLVAVAAAAGQVMESPICSKCDCITTIPLDVDCTNTMMSQIPDMSKDVFTLPVRLDLSQNVIHQVGKFANVTQLVTLVLKKNQIVSIADEAFMDLPHLKQLVLQGNNLTGKALKENVFKGYYNDTHPFPLGLEELDLSYNYLETLDSHAFKHLPYLKRLFLSNNPVRDISIGMATAINELTSLEELDLSQTDIERLPNHFLSNLRRLKVLTLAGNKFSSVPSSELKFARTLQELNLNANPITRIDAGDFPEGLYSLRILQLSALPRLRSVGQQAFSSISSLQVLHLSDNPNFAVIDEAAFLVLPGKDLALQEIHLQDNRLSTLSEKMLPWLDLLFVDLQNNPWECDCNAKWIAEKLIPDLEDKNPQTTLSILCARPIADRGMKMVDLLEHSHSFQCHAPEPFVRQEGRYGPLIVGTIVVGTVLLITGTLVFVFVLYRRSREHQLFGERVKYRRAQDEEEEGVSHTVNS; from the exons GCGTGGGTGCTTGTGCTGGTGGCGGTAGCGGCGGCAGCGGGACAGGTCATGGAGTCCCCAATTTGCAGCAAGTGTGACTGTATCACGACTATACCCCTGGACGTGGACTGCACCAACACCATGAtgagccag ATCCCGGACATGAGTAAAGATGTCTTCACGCTGCCGGTGCGCCTCGACCTCTCCCAGAACGTGATCCACCAAGTCGGCAAGTTCGCAAATGTGACGCAGCTGGTGACCCTCGTATTGAA GAAGAACCAAATTGTCAGTATAGCCGACGAAGCTTTCATGGATCTGCCCCACCTGAAGCAACTTGTTCTGCAGGGCAACAACCTCACGGGGAAGGCACTGAAGGAAAATGTGTTTAAAG GATACTACAACGACACACACCCATTCCCACTGGGGCTGGAAGAGCTGGACCTGAGCTACAACTACCTGGAGACTCTGGACAGCCACGCCTTCAAACACCTGCCTTACCTCAAGCGGCTCTTCCTATCTAACAACCCCGTGCGGGACATCTCCATTGGCATGGCCACAGCGATCAACGAGCTCACGTCCCTGGAAGAGCTGGACCTCTCCCAGACTGACATCGAGCGCCTGCCTAACCACTTCCTCTCTAACCTCAG GAGACTGAAAGTGTTGACGTTGGCAGGGAACAAATTTTCATCAGTACCCTCCAGCGAGCTCAAATTTGCCCGAACCCTCCAAGAGCTCAACCTGAACGCCAACCCCATCACC AGGATCGACGCCGGGGACTTCCCAGAGGGCCTGTACTCGCTGCGCATTCTGCAGTTGTCGGCGCTGCCAAGGCTACGAAGTGTCGGTCAGCAGGCCTTCTCCAGTATCTCGAGTCTCCAAGTGCTGCACCTCTCAGACAACCCTAACTTCGCCGTCATTGATGAAGCGGCCTTCCTGGTACTGCCCGGCAAGGATCTGGCGCTGCAGGAG ATCCACCTTCAGGACAACCGCCTCAGCACCCTGTCGGAGAAAATGCTGCCGTGGCTGGATCTGCTGTTCGTGGACCTACAGAACAACCCGTGGGAATGTGATTGTAATGCCAAGTGGATTGCAGAGAAGCTCATTCCCGACCTGGAAGACAAAAACCCGCAGACCACTCTTTCCatctt GTGCGCCAGACCCATTGCTGATCGTGGCATGAAGATGGTGGATCTCCTGGAACATTCACACTCCTTCCAGTGCCACGCGCCGGAGCCCTTTGTGAGGCAAGAGGGCAGGTACGGACCCCTCATCGTCGGCACCATCGTCGTAGGCACCGTCCTCCTCATCACTGGCACCCTAGTCTTCGTCTTCGTGCTCTACAGGCGGTCTCGA GAACACCAGCTCTTCGGTGAGCGAGTCAAGTACAGGCGAGcacaagacgaggaggaagagggcgtATCACACACTGTTAACTCCTAg
- the LOC123514824 gene encoding leucine-rich repeat neuronal protein 1-like isoform X5, giving the protein MAAWVLVLVAVAAAAGQVMESPICSKCDCITTIPLDVDCTNTMMSQIPDMSKDVFTLPVRLDLSQNVIHQVGKFANVTQLVTLVLKKNQIVSIADEAFMDLPHLKQLVLQGNNLTGKALKENVFKGYYNDTHPFPLGLEELDLSYNYLETLDSHAFKHLPYLKRLFLSNNPVRDISIGMATAINELTSLEELDLSQTDIERLPNHFLSNLRRLKVLTLAGNKFSSVPSSELKFARTLQELNLNANPITRIDAGDFPEGLYSLRILQLSALPRLRSVGQQAFSSISSLQVLHLSDNPNFAVIDEAAFLVLPGKDLALQEIHLQDNRLSTLSEKMLPWLDLLFVDLQNNPWECDCNAKWIAEKLIPDLEDKNPQTTLSILCARPIADRGMKMVDLLEHSHSFQCHAPEPFVRQEGRYGPLIVGTIVVGTVLLITGTLVFVFVLYRRSREHQLFGERVKYRRAQDEEEEGVSHTVNS; this is encoded by the exons GCGTGGGTGCTTGTGCTGGTGGCGGTAGCGGCGGCAGCGGGACAGGTCATGGAGTCCCCAATTTGCAGCAAGTGTGACTGTATCACGACTATACCCCTGGACGTGGACTGCACCAACACCATGAtgagccag ATCCCGGACATGAGTAAAGATGTCTTCACGCTGCCGGTGCGCCTCGACCTCTCCCAGAACGTGATCCACCAAGTCGGCAAGTTCGCAAATGTGACGCAGCTGGTGACCCTCGTATTGAA GAAGAACCAAATTGTCAGTATAGCCGACGAAGCTTTCATGGATCTGCCCCACCTGAAGCAACTTGTTCTGCAGGGCAACAACCTCACGGGGAAGGCACTGAAGGAAAATGTGTTTAAAG GATACTACAACGACACACACCCATTCCCACTGGGGCTGGAAGAGCTGGACCTGAGCTACAACTACCTGGAGACTCTGGACAGCCACGCCTTCAAACACCTGCCTTACCTCAAGCGGCTCTTCCTATCTAACAACCCCGTGCGGGACATCTCCATTGGCATGGCCACAGCGATCAACGAGCTCACGTCCCTGGAAGAGCTGGACCTCTCCCAGACTGACATCGAGCGCCTGCCTAACCACTTCCTCTCTAACCTCAG GAGACTGAAAGTGTTGACGTTGGCAGGGAACAAATTTTCATCAGTACCCTCCAGCGAGCTCAAATTTGCCCGAACCCTCCAAGAGCTCAACCTGAACGCCAACCCCATCACC AGGATCGACGCCGGGGACTTCCCAGAGGGCCTGTACTCGCTGCGCATTCTGCAGTTGTCGGCGCTGCCAAGGCTACGAAGTGTCGGTCAGCAGGCCTTCTCCAGTATCTCGAGTCTCCAAGTGCTGCACCTCTCAGACAACCCTAACTTCGCCGTCATTGATGAAGCGGCCTTCCTGGTACTGCCCGGCAAGGATCTGGCGCTGCAGGAG ATCCACCTTCAGGACAACCGCCTCAGCACCCTGTCGGAGAAAATGCTGCCGTGGCTGGATCTGCTGTTCGTGGACCTACAGAACAACCCGTGGGAATGTGATTGTAATGCCAAGTGGATTGCAGAGAAGCTCATTCCCGACCTGGAAGACAAAAACCCGCAGACCACTCTTTCCatctt GTGCGCCAGACCCATTGCTGATCGTGGCATGAAGATGGTGGATCTCCTGGAACATTCACACTCCTTCCAGTGCCACGCGCCGGAGCCCTTTGTGAGGCAAGAGGGCAGGTACGGACCCCTCATCGTCGGCACCATCGTCGTAGGCACCGTCCTCCTCATCACTGGCACCCTAGTCTTCGTCTTCGTGCTCTACAGGCGGTCTCGA GAACACCAGCTCTTCGGTGAGCGAGTCAAGTACAGGCGAGcacaagacgaggaggaagagggcgtATCACACACTGTTAACTCCTAg